From a single Pempheris klunzingeri isolate RE-2024b chromosome 2, fPemKlu1.hap1, whole genome shotgun sequence genomic region:
- the tsen2 gene encoding tRNA-splicing endonuclease subunit Sen2, which translates to MQAEFRAPRRRTRVHEEYEAPLPLSRSSDERSDFRAELINQHVLVCHPEHIQKIHNQGYFGKGILSRARPDHSISDQWEQHEGLLLPVVSLSRYDELLRWAGGTLSAQGLDEEAVKQTLLTLSRPVDMEDVRTEVKRGENGQRREEGEEPGPEGGACPTTKRLRPASEVEPEAKRSCRLDPQDLNPDHDPDLSSDQDSDPSSDSDSDSDLDPGPGPDPLVPGPGFVLVVSDGEVREVRRTPISLTEYLQLSLEEAFFLVYSLGCLSVYLHQEPLSIIQLWRKFRALRPDFISSFAAYQHFRSRGWVPKEGSGAKYGVDLMLYRKGPPFYHASYSVVIERTTDEFRGSALRPFTWRSLAALSRITSNVSKELMFCYVIYPADLSEAELDSPVCLSRLEVQEVIVSRWVSSRERAEQDDI; encoded by the exons ATGCAGGCGGAGTTCCGGGCTCCCCGGAGACGGACCCGGGTGCACGAGGAGTACGAGGCTCCGCTGCCGCTGAGCCGCAGCTCGGATGAGAGGAGCGACTTCAGGGCGGAGCTCATCAACCAACACGTGCTGGTCTGTCATCCGGAGCACATCCAGAAGATCCACAACCAG gGTTATTTTGGTAAAGGCATCCTATCCAGAGCCAGACCGGACCACAGCATTTCTGACCAATGGGAGC AACATGAGGGTCTGCTTCTTCCTGTAGTTTCACTGTCCAG GTATGACGAACTGCTCAGGTGGGCAGGGGGAACTCTCTCCGCTCAAGGATTGGATGAAGAGGCTGTCAAGCAAACCCTGCTCACGCTCTCTCGGCCAGTGGATATGGAGGATGTGAGGACGGAAGTGAAAAGGGGGGAAAACggacagaggagggaagagggggaggaaccAGGACCTGAGGGGGGAGCCTGTCCCACCACTAAGAGGCTGCGGCCAGCGTCGGAGGTCGAGCCGGAGGCCAAGAGAAGCTGCAG GCTGGACCCGCAAGACCTGAACCCTGACCACGACCCTGATCTCAGCTCAGACCAGGACTCTGACCCCAGCTCTGattctgactctgactctgaccttgatcctggtcccggtcctgATCCCTTGGTTCCAGGTCCTGGTTTTGTTCTGGTGGTCTCTGACGGCGAG gtcagGGAGGTGCGGAGGACTCCGATCTCTCTCACCGAGTACCTGCAGCTCAGTCTGGAGGAG GCCTTCTTCCTGGTCTACAGTTTGGGCTGCCTATCTGTTTACCTGCACCAG GAGCCCCTGTCAATCATCCAGCTGTGGAGGAAGTTCCGGGCCCTGCGCCCCGACTTCATCAGCTCGTTCGCAGCCTATCAGCACTTTCGAAGCAGGGGGTGGGTCCCCAAAGAGGGGAGTGGAGCCAAGTACGGCGTCGATCTAA tgttgtaCAGGAAAGGTCCACCTTTCTACCACGCcag tTATTCGGTGGTAATTGAACGGACTACTGATGAGTTTAGAGGCTCAGCATTGCGTCCGTTTACGTGGCGTTCTCTGGCAGCTCTCAGCAGGATCACCTCTAACGTTTCCAAG GAGCTAATGTTTTGTTACGTCATCTACCCAGCTGACCTGTCAGAAGCCGAGCTGGACTCGCCCGTCTGTCTGAGCAGACTGGAGGTTCAG GAAGTGATCGTCAGCAGGTGGGTTTCCTCCAGAGAGCGAGCGGAGCAGGACGACATCTGA
- the LOC139217399 gene encoding MKRN2 opposite strand protein-like yields the protein MDRSVIRLSHCQKEIFCFSVPEECPSCGKELRGSRLQEAPVSLPSPLTNGHKSSCCLLVAPAHDNLTKEFDGSSDLHTGISNTTGVVYNYTLGGVRKDQTGWESCVSVPLVRPDMFHLLAQWDQYLDRFSDGPMWDPIWHRFHEQDHNCFSFCLQFVNSVLAAEGRSSLSRDTFTHTFILPRMRRVSKYTTLYQHIQRHQYYMVDRQEDTQVTD from the exons ATGGATCGCAGTGTTATCCGGCTGAGTCACTGTCAGAAGGAAATCTTCTGCTTCTCAGTGCCAGAGGAGTGTCCGAGCTGTGGGAAGGAGCTGAGAGGGAGCAGACTGCAGGAGGCACCGGTcagcctcccctcccccctcaccAATGGACACAAGAgttcctgctgcctgctggtCGCACCTGCACACGATAACCTCACCAA AGAGTTTGACGGGTCGTCAGATCTGCACACTGGCATCTCCAACACTACAG gagttgTGTATAACTACACTCTTGGTGGAGTTCGTAAAGATCAGACTGGGTGGGAGAGCTGCGTTAGTGTTCCTCTGGTCCGGCCTGACATGTTCCACCTGCTGGCTCAGTGGGATCAGTACCTGGACCGCTTCTCTGATGGACCCATGTGGGACCCCATCTGGCACAG GTTCCACGAGCAGGACCATAACTGCTTCAGTTTCTGTCTTCAGTTCGTTAACAGTGTCCTGGCAGCAGAGGGGCGGAGCTCTCTGAGCAGAGACACCTTCACTCACACCTTCATCCTGCCAAGGATGAGGAGGGTCTCCAAATACACCACGTTGTACCAACACATCCAGAGACACCAGTACTACatggtggacagacaggaggacacacAAGTGACTGATTAA